One genomic window of Bradyrhizobium sp. B124 includes the following:
- the pdxA gene encoding 4-hydroxythreonine-4-phosphate dehydrogenase PdxA has translation MAQPLALTCGEPAGIGPDITLAAWLRRRDLDLPPFYLLGDRGALAERARTLGLAVEFAEVSAEEASAAFARALPVVATGKPATAQPGKPDGTSADAALASIRQAVADVASGKAAAVVTNPIAKNVLYRAGFRHPGHTEFLAELAACGGPAPQPVMMLWSPSLAVVPVTIHVSVREALAQLSTDLIVSTARIVVADMKARFGLASPRLAIAGLNPHAGEDGTLGMEDIEIVAPAVEILRRDGIAARGPQPADTMFHAAARKTYDCALCMYHDQALIPIKTVAFEDAVNVTLGLPFIRTSPDHGTAFDIAGTGKANPSSLIAALRLAARMAAASS, from the coding sequence ATGGCTCAACCTCTCGCACTGACATGCGGCGAGCCCGCAGGCATCGGCCCCGACATCACGCTCGCCGCGTGGCTGCGCCGGCGCGACCTCGACCTTCCGCCGTTCTATCTGCTCGGTGACCGCGGGGCCCTGGCCGAGCGCGCCAGGACGCTCGGGCTCGCCGTCGAGTTTGCCGAGGTCAGCGCCGAGGAGGCATCTGCGGCATTTGCACGGGCCCTGCCCGTCGTCGCGACCGGCAAGCCGGCGACGGCGCAACCAGGCAAGCCGGACGGAACGAGCGCGGATGCCGCGCTGGCGTCGATCCGTCAGGCCGTCGCCGATGTCGCCTCGGGCAAGGCTGCCGCCGTCGTCACCAATCCGATCGCCAAGAACGTGCTGTACCGCGCCGGTTTCCGCCATCCCGGCCACACCGAATTCCTCGCCGAGCTTGCCGCCTGCGGCGGGCCCGCGCCGCAACCGGTGATGATGTTGTGGTCGCCGTCGCTCGCCGTCGTCCCGGTGACGATCCATGTGTCGGTCCGCGAAGCGCTGGCGCAATTGTCGACCGACCTGATCGTCTCGACCGCGCGAATCGTGGTCGCCGACATGAAGGCGCGGTTTGGCCTCGCCTCGCCGCGGCTTGCGATCGCCGGCCTCAATCCGCATGCCGGCGAAGACGGCACGCTCGGCATGGAAGACATCGAGATCGTCGCGCCCGCGGTCGAGATCCTGCGCCGCGACGGCATTGCCGCCCGCGGTCCGCAGCCGGCCGACACCATGTTCCACGCAGCCGCGCGCAAAACCTATGACTGCGCGCTCTGCATGTATCACGACCAGGCGCTGATCCCGATCAAGACCGTCGCGTTCGAGGACGCCGTCAACGTCACGCTGGGCCTGCCCTTCATCCGGACATCACCCGATCACGGCACCGCCTTCGATATCGCAGGCACCGGCAAGGCCAATCCGTCGAGCCTGATCGCCGCACTCCGGCTCGCCGCGCGCATGGCCGCGGCATCAAGCTAA
- the rsmA gene encoding 16S rRNA (adenine(1518)-N(6)/adenine(1519)-N(6))-dimethyltransferase RsmA has translation MSAIDDLPPLRDIIREHSLSARKSLGQNFLLDLNLTARIARAAGPLEEATVIEVGPGPGGLTRALLAMGAKRVIAIERDERAIDALDYIVKRYPGRIEIVHGDAQHFDPRPLLDGGKAKIVANLPYNIATQLLVDWLSIEPWPPWYDTMVLMFQREVAERIVAHEDEEAYGRLAVLANWRAETKILFDISPAAFVPQPKVTSSVVRLIPRPAPEPCDRRMLEQVAAAAFGQRRKMLRQSLKSLSVDPARLAAAADIDTTRRAETIPVTGFVAMARELADIRSTK, from the coding sequence GTGAGCGCGATCGACGATCTGCCACCGCTGCGCGACATCATTCGCGAGCATTCGCTGTCGGCGCGCAAATCGCTCGGCCAGAACTTTCTGCTCGATCTCAATCTCACCGCGCGCATTGCCCGTGCCGCGGGCCCGCTGGAAGAGGCCACCGTGATCGAGGTCGGACCCGGCCCCGGCGGACTGACGCGCGCGCTGCTTGCGATGGGCGCCAAGCGCGTCATCGCCATCGAGCGCGACGAGCGCGCGATCGATGCGCTCGACTACATCGTCAAGCGCTATCCCGGCCGCATCGAGATCGTGCATGGCGACGCGCAGCACTTCGATCCGCGTCCCCTGCTCGATGGCGGCAAGGCCAAGATCGTCGCCAACCTGCCCTACAACATCGCAACCCAGCTCCTGGTCGACTGGCTGTCGATCGAGCCGTGGCCGCCCTGGTACGACACCATGGTGTTGATGTTCCAGCGCGAGGTCGCCGAGCGCATCGTCGCCCATGAGGACGAGGAAGCCTATGGCAGGCTCGCAGTGCTCGCCAACTGGCGCGCCGAGACCAAGATCCTGTTCGACATTTCGCCCGCAGCCTTCGTGCCGCAGCCGAAGGTGACATCCTCGGTGGTACGATTGATACCGCGCCCCGCGCCGGAGCCGTGCGACCGCCGCATGCTCGAGCAGGTGGCGGCCGCCGCCTTCGGCCAGCGCCGCAAGATGCTGCGCCAGAGCCTGAAGTCGCTGTCGGTCGATCCGGCGCGGCTTGCTGCCGCAGCCGATATTGACACGACGCGGCGCGCCGAAACCATTCCGGTCACGGGCTTTGTTGCCATGGCCAGGGAATTGGCCGATATACGGTCCACAAAATAG